In Pyrus communis chromosome 1, drPyrComm1.1, whole genome shotgun sequence, the following are encoded in one genomic region:
- the LOC137730817 gene encoding amine oxidase [copper-containing] gamma 2-like, translating to MEGRRFLRFFSLSLCIGLVLLFTWFHLPYAPPYVSDLLDCTTNSAWCSSKNRIQSKPPIPTRRLKDHSSDTPHHPLDPLTIQELNFVRTILNSHALFNSTSAYALHSVELQEPDKSLVLGWKHGDPLFPRKASIVARVDSKSLVLTVDLTTSEVTVHETGSHYGYPTMTLEELTAATFSPLKNADFNRTIVERGVDLADLRCLPLSTGWYGGADENRRLIKVQCYSTKDTVNFYMRPIEGLTVLVDLDTKQVVEISDKGRSIPIPKAANTDYRYSAQRSNQVKKPIKPISIEQPDGPSFTVENDHLVKWANWEFHLKPDARAGVIVSRAKVWDPDTGELRDVMYKGFTSELFVPYMDPTDAWYFKTYMDAGEYGFGLQAMPLEPLNDCPRNAYYMDAVFAAADGKPYVRSNMVCIFESYTGDIGWRHTECPITGMEVREVRPKVTLVVRMAASVANYDYIIDWEFQTDGLIRVKVGLSGILMVKGTSYENMNQVSSSQENLYGTLLSENVIGVIHDHYVTFHLDMDVDGSDNSFMKVNLQRQSNSPTESPRKSYLKATKTVAKTEKDAQIKLKLYDPSEFHMINPSKKTRVGNPVGYKLVPGGTAASLLDLDDPPQRRGAFTNNQIWVTPYNRSEQWAGGLFVDQSTGEDTLAVWSNRDRPIENKDIVVWYTLGFHHIPCQEDFPIMPTVSSSFDIKPVNFFESNPILRTPPNVATDLPVCTAAASA from the exons ATGGAAGGTCGGAGATTCCTGCGTTTTTTCTCCCTTTCCCTCTGCATAGGCCTAGTCCTCCTCTTCACTTGGTTCCACCTCCCTTACGCGCCGCCTTACGTCTCCGACCTCCTCGACTGCACAACAAACTCCGCCTGGTGCTCCTCCAAAAACCGCATCCAATCCAAACCCCCTATCCCAACGCGCCGCCTCAAAGACCACAGCTCCGACACCCCCCACCACCCTCTCGACCCCCTCACCATCCAAGAACTCAACTTCGTCCGCACCATCCTCAACTCCCACGCGCTCTTCAACTCCACCTCCGCCTACGCGCTCCACTCCGTCGAGCTCCAGGAGCCCGACAAGTCCCTCGTCCTCGGATGGAAGCACGGCGACCCTCTCTTCCCCAGAAAGGCTTCTATCGTCGCACGTGTCGACAGCAAGTCGCTCGTGCTAACCGTTGACCTGACCACGTCCGAGGTGACCGTTCACGAGACCGGCTCCCACTACGGTTACCCGACGATGACGCTGGAGGAGCTGACCGCTGCCACGTTCAGCCCCCTCAAGAACGCTGATTTCAACCGTACGATCGTCGAGCGCGGGGTCGATCTGGCGGACCTGAGGTGTCTCCCGCTTTCCACGGGGTGGTACGGCGGGGCGGACGAGAACAGGAGGTTGATTAAGGTGCAGTGCTACTCCACCAAAGATACTGTGAACTTCTACATGCGTCCGATCGAAGGGTTAACTGTTCTCGTTGACTTGGACACCAAACAAGTGGTGGAGATTTCGGATAAGGGCAGGAGCATCCCCATACCAAAGGCCGCCAATACAGATTATAGGTACTCAGCCCAAAGGTCCAATCAAGTGAAAAAGCCGATCAAGCCCATATCTATAGAACAGCCGGATGGCCCGAGTTTTACGGTAGAAAATGATCATTTGGTCAAATGGGCAAATTGGGAATTTCACTTGAAGCCTGACGCCAGGGCGGGCGTCATCGTATCCCGGGCCAAAGTCTGGGACCCGGATACCGGGGAGCTGAGGGATGTGATGTACAAAGGGTTTACGTCAGAGTTGTTTGTGCCTTACATGGACCCCACCGATGCGTGGTACTTTAAGACCTATATGGATGCCGGTGAATACGGGTTCGGGTTACAGGCAATGCCTCTGGAGCCGCTTAACGATTGTCCGCGTAACGCCTACTATATGGATGCTGTGTTTGCGGCAGCTGATGGAAAACCATACGTCCGATCAAACATGGTTTGCATATTCGAGAGCTATACGGGCGATATCGGGTGGCGGCACACAGAGTGTCCGATAACGGGCATGGAG GTTAGGGAAGTGAGGCCAAAGGTGACATTGGTAGTTAGAATGGCAGCATCAGTCGCTAACTATGATTATATCATCGACTGGGAGTTCCAAACAGACGGACTAATCAGAGTTAAG GTTGGACTTAGTGGCATTTTGATGGTGAAAGGCACCTCCTATGAGAACATGAACCAAGTCTCATCTAGCCAAGAGAATCTCTATGGCACCCTCTTGTCGGAGAACGTTATTGGCGTTATTCACGATCATTACGTCACATTTCATCTTGATATGGACGTGGACGGCTCAGATAACTCCTTTATGAAGGTGAATCTCCAAAGGCAGTCTAACTCCCCAACTGAATCACCCAGGAAAAGCTACTTGAAAGCTACTAAAACCGTTGCCAAAACTGAGAAAGATGCACAGATTAAGCTCAAACTGTACGACCCGTCCGAATTCCACATGATCAACCCGTCGAAAAAGACACGGGTTGGAAACCCTGTAGGGTACAAGTTGGTTCCCGGTGGCACTGCTGCTAGCTTGCTTGATCTTGACGATCCTCCCCAAAGGAGAGGTGCTTTTACAAACAATCAAATTTGGGTTACCCCATACAATAGGAGTGAACAATGGGCTGGTGGGTTGTTTGTAGACCAAAGCACGGGCGAAGATACTCTTGCCGTGTGGTCTAACAG GGACCGACCAATCGAGAACAAGGATATTGTGGTTTGGTACACATTAGGGTTTCATCACATACCCTGTCAAGAAGACTTCCCTATAATGCCAACTGTGTCATCTAGCTTCGATATCAAACCTGTCAATTTCTTTGAGAGTAACCCCATACTTCGGACTCCTCCTAATGTTGCCACAGATCTACCCGTTTGCACGGCTGCTGCTTCAGCTTAA
- the LOC137746096 gene encoding uncharacterized protein: MKVRSSVKKMCEFCKTVKRRGRVFVICTANPKHKQRQGMSTLAYEGTVSSVFAETSSKLENNSGRTLQAGLASLIPKKPEPPMPSMPTTILGWRVRLASMLSRNTN, from the exons ATGAAGGTGCGTTCATCTGTGAAGAAGATGTGTGAGTTTTGTAAGACTGTGAAGCGTCGTGGGCGTGTTTTTGTGATTTGCACAGCCAATCCCAAGCATAAGCAAAGACAGGGCATGTCGACATTGGCGTATGAAGGCACGGTGTCCTCCGT GTTTGCGGAGACTAGTTCCAAGCTGGAGAACAACTCTGGTCGCACCTTGCAGGCAGGTTTGGCCTCTCTGATACCCAAAAAGCCAGAACCCCCTATGCCCTCTATGCCCACTACGATTCTCGGATGGAGGGTGCGCCTGGCATCCATGCTGTCCAGAAACACCAATTAG
- the LOC137719154 gene encoding phospholipase D alpha 1-like, giving the protein MAAKPVLLHGVLHATIYEVDRLMAGGCCIFFCKFLGESVGFGKGSRLYATIDLENVRVGRTRLLENSTKNPQWCESFHIYCAHMTSNVVFSIKEDNAFGAKVIGRAHMPAAELLNSEVVDRWVKIIYHNKPLHGRSKIHVKLRFFNVNQESNWSRGIRSPEFQGVPYTFFTQRNGCRVTLYQDAHVPENFTPQIPLAGSKCYEPHRCWEDIFNGISNAKHLIYIAGWSVCTKITLVRDPKRQIPGGDLTLGELLKKKADEGVKVLMLVWDDRTSVKLLKRDGVMATHDEDTESYFHNTAVHCVLCPRNPDNGNSIVKDLQVSTMFTHHQKIVVVDSELPNGGGLEKRRIVSFIGGIDLCDGRYDTPSHPIFRTLDTTHKNDLHQPNFGGASITKGGPREPWHDIHCQLEGPIAWDVLFNFEQRWRKQGGKDLLVELRELDDTFMPPSPVMSPQDHDTWNVQLFRSIDGGAAFGFPDSPEDAARAGLVTGKDHVIDRSIQDAYINAIRRAKSFIYIENQYFLGSSFGWHSDYATLKVEEVGALHLIPKELSLKIVSKIEAGERFTVYIVMPMWPEGIPESQTAQAMLHWQRMTMDMMYRDIVQTLKVKGIEANPKDYLAFFCLGNHEKKLPGEYEPPEKPEHGSDYSRAQQARRFMIYVHAKVIIVDDEYIITGSANINQRSMDGARDSEIAMGAYQPYHLSTGKPARGQIHGLRMSLWYEHLGLLNDIFLEPQNVECIRKVNQIADQHWDLYSCDTLDGDLPGHLLSYPIAVTENGEVTELPGTEFFPDTKARILGSKSDLLPSVLTT; this is encoded by the exons TTTCTTGGAGAGTCAGTAGGGTTTGGGAAAGGTTCCAGACTCTATGCAACAATTGATTTGGAAAATGTAAGAGTCGGACGAACTAGACTGCTTGAGAACTCAACGAAAAATCCCCAGTGGTGTGAATCTTTTCATATTTACTGTGCACACAtgacttcaaatgttgttttctCCATTAAAGAAGACAATGCTTTCGGGGCCAAAGTGATCGGAAGGGCTCACATGCCGGCTGCAGAACTCCTCAACAGCGAAGTAGTAGATAGATGGGTTAAGATCATCTATCACAACAAACCTCTGCATGGACGTTCGAAAATTCACGTGAAGTTGCGTTTCTTTAACGTAAACCAGGAGTCGAATTGGTCTCGTGGAATAAGAAGTCCTGAATTCCAAGGAGTTCCATACACATTTTTCACTCAGAGGAATGGTTGCAGAGTTACCCTTTATCAAGATGCTCATGTCCCTGAAAATTTCACCCCACAAATCCCTCTTGCTGGTTCCAAGTGTTATGAACCGCACCGATGCTGGGAAGACATTTTTAATGGCATTTCTAATGCAAAACACTTGATATACATAGCAGGTTGGTCTGTATGTACTAAAATCACATTAGTAAGGGACCCAAAGAGGCAAATCCCGGGAGGTGATTTGACCCTCGGAGAGCTTCTTAAGAAGAAGGCAGATGAAGGAGTGAAAGTCCTAATGCTTGTGTGGGATGACAGAACTTCAGTGAAGTTGCTAAAGAGAGATGGAGTGATGGCTACTCATGATGAAGACACTGAAAGTTACTTCCACAACACAGCAGTTCATTGCGTGTTGTGTCCCCGAAACCCTGACAACGGGAATAGCATTGTCAAGGATTTACAGGTGTCCACCATGTTTACGCATCACCAGAAGATTGTCGTGGTGGACAGTGAATTGCCTAATGGAGGAGGGTTGGAAAAGAGGAGGATTGTGAGCTTCATTGGTGGCATTGATCTTTGTGATGGAAGATATGACACACCTTCACATCCCATTTTCAGGACTTTAGACACAACACACAAGAATGATCTCCATCAGCCTAATTTTGGGGGCGCTTCGATCACAAAAGGTGGTCCAAGGGAGCCTTGGCACGACATACATTGTCAGTTGGAAGGGCCTATTGCGTGGGACGTCTTATTCAATTTTGAGCAAAGGTGGAGGAAACAAGGTGGGAAGGACTTGCTTGTTGAACTCAGAGAGCTTGATGACACATTTATGCCACCATCTCCGGTTATGTCCCCTCAAGACCATGATACATGGAATGTTCAGCTGTTTCGCTCCATCGATGGAGGAGCTGCATTCGGATTCCCTGACTCCCCCGAAGATGCTGCCAGGGCAGGCCTTGTCACCGGGAAAGATCACGTGATTGATCGAAGCATTCAGGATGCTTACATCAATGCCATTCGGCGCGCAAAGTCTTTTATCTACATCGAAAATCAGTACTTTCTTGGAAGCTCTTTCGGATGGCATTCAGATTATGCTACCCTTAAAGTTGAGGAGGTTGGTGCTTTGCATCTGATCCCAAAGGAACTGTCACTAAAGATTGTTAGTAAGATTGAAGCCGGAGAAAGATTTACGGTTTACATTGTGATGCCAATGTGGCCAGAGGGCATCCCGGAAAGCCAAACCGCTCAGGCAATGTTGCATTGGCAGAGGATGACGATGGACATGATGTATAGGGACATTGTTCAAACTCTCAAAGTCAAGGGGATTGAGGCAAACCCTAAGGATTATTTGGCATTCTTTTGCCTTGGTAACCACGAGAAGAAGCTACCCGGAGAATATGAACCTCCGGAAAAACCAGAACATGGATCAGATTACAGTCGAGCACAACAAGCAAGGCGGTTCATGATCTATGTTCATGCCAAGGTGATAATAG TTGATGACGAGTACATAATCACTGGGTCCGCAAACATCAACCAAAGATCAATGGATGGAGCCAGGGATTCGGAGATTGCCATGGGGGCCTACCAACCCTATCATCTATCCACCGGAAAGCCAGCCCGGGGACAAATTCATGGCCTCAGAATGTCATTGTGGTATGAACACTTGGGCCTGCTTAATGACATCTTTCTTGAACCACAAAATGTGGAATGCATAAGAAAGGTGAACCAAATTGCAGACCAGCATTGGGACCTTTATTCATGTGACACATTGGATGGTGACTTGCCAGGGCATTTGCTTAGCTACCCCATTGCAGTTACTGAAAATGGAGAGGTCACAGAATTGCCCGGAACAGAATTTTTTCCGGACACCAAGGCTCGAATTCTCGGGTCGAAATCTGATTTGCTTCCTTCAGTCCTCACGACTTAG
- the LOC137718476 gene encoding uncharacterized protein, whose translation MSSVLGSQGVVLATAMAVSGTVILLALRLQKSLPNSHGYPVDQITHQSSPQILRSCISSDGKKRRKKNKRVHFAEDVVDPIGDNQEFRRQHQIIPTAFSKSPTSSAATSQKYRGSMPANRAALYNGILRDRGGHRLAYSY comes from the exons ATGTCTTCAGTGCTGGGCTCTCAAGGGGTGGTTTTGGCCACCGCCATGGCGGTTTCCGGCACCGTCATCCTCCTCGCCCTCCGCCTCCAGAAGTCCCTACCCAATTCTCACGGATACCCAGTTGATCAAATTACCCATCAGTCCTCCCCTCAAATTCTACGATCCTGTATATCTTCTG ATggaaagaagaggaggaagaagaacaagaggGTGCACTTTGCAGAGGACGTCGTGGATCCGATTGGAGACAATCAGGAGTTTAGACGGCAGCACCAGATAATTCCCACTGCTTTTTCCAAATCTCCAACTTCTTCTGCTGCAACTTCCCAGAAATACAGAGGATCAATGCCTGCAAACCGGGCGGCTCTGTACAATGGAATTCTCAGGGATCGTGGCGGTCACCGGTTGGCCTACTCCTACTGA